The genomic stretch CCGAGTTTCGAAGGGCCTGCAAGGCCGGACACTTCGCCCCGGCCGACGCCTCTACGGACGCCGTATGCCGGGCCCTGCTCCGGCACGCCGCAATCGCTGCACGGCGCATCCTCGAACGGCAAGATCAGGAACCCTATGCAACCGTCTTTCGCCGCGACGCCGAAGACCGACCGCTGCGCCTAGCTGTGGAACGATTGCAAGAGTCGCCGGAGCTCACGCGCGAAATCCGGAACCTCTTGAACGTTCCCTCCAACCTGCCGCAGCGCCTCCTGGTGCAGCAGCTGGTGGAATACGGATCGCTGGCCGAGACGATGCTGGAGAGCCTGCCCGCCGCCACGCGCGAGCTGGCCGCCTATGCCGACTTCTCGCGCGCCGTCCTCCAAGTCGCCGATGGAGGCGCGGACCGACGGCGTCGGCGCCTCGAACAGCCCCTGTCGGATCTGGTCGAATCGCTGGGCGCCCTCTCCCGCGACGACGAACGCTACGCCCCGGCTTATGAGTATTTCTTCCGCAACCTCGCCGAGACCGAGGGCGAGATCGCGCCCGGCGTGACGCTTCCGGAGGCCCTGCGAAACCGCGCCGCCGCCCTGCGCGCCGCGCTCACCGACTTCAACGGCCGCCGCCTCTTCCGCCACCTGAGCTCCGCCGACTCGCTGCTCGGCCTGGCCGGCGGCATCGCGCTGACCGAGCTGATGCCCCTCGGCCTCCTGCGCTGGGCCCGCAACGGCGGGACCTGGCTGCGGGCCGGACGCCTCACCTGGCAGTCCGAGCTGGCGGTGGGTCTGGGCGTCGGCGTCGCAATGTCGGCGGTCGGCGGCGTCCACCACTTGGCGACCTCGCCGCGCCCCTGGCGCGAGGAGCTCCCGCGGGCCCTGCCCGCGCTCGCCCTCGGCACCCTGTTCAGCAGCCTCGGCATGGCGGGGACCATGGGCCTCGGACATTTAAGTCGCCGCGCCTTCCTCGCCGAGGGCGTGGCCGGTCCCGCGGCGCTGCGCTACTGGGGCGCCCGCGGCCTGACCTTCTTGGGCGGCGGCGGGCTGATGTTGGGCGCCGGCGTCCTGACGGAGGGAACGACCACCGGACATTGGCGACTACCCTCGGCCGAGACCGCCGCCGAGACCTACCTGCACTTCCTGATGTGGGACTTGGGCGCGGCCGGGCTGCGGCGCTTGGGCCACCGCTTCTGGTGGCGCGCGCAGCTGGGGCCGCAGCTCCTGCGCACGCGCGTCGAGCCGATGAGCGCTCGCCTGCAAGAGCGCAATCCCTGGCTGGCGCAAACGCCGGGTGAGATCGAGGCGCTGGAGGCCCATCTGGGGAGGCGGCTCCTCTCCGGACGCGACATGGCCGACCTTGAGAGCGGTCTCGCCGGAGGCCTGGAACCTTACTGGTACGATGGAACGATTGCCTTCCGCGCGCGCGCCGAGCCCGGGCCCCGCCGTGCGGAGCCGGCCCGAGTCGCGGCGCCTCCCGCCCCGGCCGACCGCGCCGACGAGGTCCGCGGCCCCGACCGGGCCTTGCCGGTCGAGCGGCGCCCGATGGACGCGATCCACAACATCACCTTCGAGACCCTCCAGGCCCTCTGGAACCTCCCGATGCGCGCCCTGCCCCGCGAGATCCTGAGCAGTCCCCTCCTGCGCCCGATCCACCACCTGCGAGTCGGCGGCCATGATTTTTACTTAAGCCGCGTGATCGAGGCGGTGCGGACCCGATCCAACGGCGAGACCGATCGGCGCCGCTACGTCTTGGCCTTGGTACCGGTCGAGGTGGAGGGACAAAGGGTCTTGAAGCGCCGGATGTTCTACGTCTCGGCCTCGGACGCGGGGGCCTGGCGGGCGAGCCCCTACATGGCCGGCGACGCCCACTTGGCCAAAGGCGTGGGCCGCCACTACACCCAAGAGACGCAGCCGGTCTGGGAGATCGCCGAGGCCCTGATGCGCCTGGAGCAAAGCGGACCTCGGCCCCACGAGATGCCCTTGACCCAACTCCTGCGCTACATCTCCACCGCCAGCGAGGCCCTGGGTCCTGCGGGGGTGCGCACGATGACCTTGGGCTTTCAAGAGGAAGTGGATTTTCCGCGACCCCTGGGCATCAGCAACCTGCGCGCCATGCGCCCCGGCAGCGCCTTCGCCCTGCCGCCCGGCTGGGGCTGGGGTTCGACCCACGACATCCAAAACACCCTGCGGCAAATGATCAGCCTCTCCTGGCCCGACGGTTTCATCCCGGACTTCCACGGCTCTCCCACCCGCGCGATGGCCCAGCCCAACAGCCTGCTGGGCCCCTTGGTCTTTCGGGAGTTCCGCGGCGCCACCGCCGTCGACGGCAACACCGGCCGGACGCGACCCTTGGTCTGGATCATGGGGGAAGACGGCGCGGGCCGCGCCTGGGTGCGGCACATCCACTACGGCGACAGCGAGGTGAATTCCTACGGCGTCTACGCGGACGTCCTCGAGTCCGGGATACTGACCTCGAAACCCCTGGAGTACTTCGAGCAGGCCGCCCTGCTGCCCGAGCCGCTGCGCCGCCCCTTCAACGGGGAATACGTCGACATCAGCCCGGCCCTCACCCTGCTCGAGCCGATCCGACGCTACCGCGAGTCCCGGGGCCTGAGGCCGATGCTCCGCGAGGAAGACACGCCGACGGTCCTGAACCCCGAACGCTAACCGTAAAGGCTGTAGAGGTTGTTGGCGAAATGCGCGAGGATGCACAGCGCCAGATTGTTGCGCCAGTGCCGCAACCAGCCGAGGTAGGCCCCCAACAGGAAATAATAGACGAAGTACCAGGGATTGACGTGGGCGATCGCGAAGAAGAGCGCGGTCAAGAGGATGCCCTTCCCGACGCCGAAGCTCGAGACCATCATCCCCTGCATGAGGCCGCGGAAGAAGAGCTCCTCGCAGACCGCGGGCACCGCCGCCAAGACGAAAAACTTGAGCAGGGTGTCGAGGAAGGTCTCCCGCCGCATCAAGGTCTCGTAGAAGGCCTCGACGCTCTCCGGCAGGGGCCAGACCTTCGTTTGCAGCTCCACCAAGAGGGCGATCGGCACGATGACCAGGGCGGTGAAGAGCAGGACCCAGAGCACCTCCTGGAAGGGCGGCCGGCGGATCGGGAAGGTCTTCTTGAGCGAGAGGCCCGTGAGCTGGGCGTAGACCACCCCCGGCAGGGCAAGGATGAAGATCTCGTTGATGCTGATCCCCAAGAGGCCGAGCTTATACTGCAAGAGCCCGCCCACCGACAGGTAGACGGCGACGAGGAAGCAGTAGAGGGCGAAGGCCTGGGTGGCGCGGGTGCCTTTTTCCATGGGGGGCCAAGAGATCCAAGGCCGTTCGGCCGTGCAAAGGGTGCGAGGGCTTAAGGCCTCATAGGCGTCTGCCTACGGGCTCCGAGCCGACTCCCAAAGTGCTGAAAAAACCCGCTCCCCTCAAGGGATATTTTTTCGAGGTGACAGATCGGCTGGTTTTGGTAAGGAGCTAGGCCCACACGGAGAAGGCAGGATTTATGAAAAAAGCCCCCAAAATCGAGACCCCGCAGCTGCGCTTCGGCTTCCCCAAGGGGAGCCTGCAAGACTCGACCTTCCGCCTCTTCCACAAGGCCGGCTACAAGATCTCGGTGGGCTCCCGCTCCTACGTCCCCACCGTCGACGACCCCGAGCTCTCCGGCCTGCTGATCCGCTCGCAAGAGATGGCCCGCTACGTCGAAGACGAGGTCCTCGACGCCGGGATGTGCGGCCGCGACTGGGTGCTGGAAAACGACTCCGACGTGGTCGAGGTCTGCGAGCTGAAATACTCCAAGCAGACCAACCGCCCGATCCGCTGGGTGGTCGCCGTCCCTAATGATTCGACTATCCAAAGCATCAAACAATTGAAGGGCAAGCGCATCGCCACCGAGCTGGTCGGCTACACGCGGCGTTACCTCAAGAAGCACGGCGTGACGGCCAACGTCGAGTTCAGCTGGGGCGCCACCGAGGTGAAGCCGCCCGTGCTGGCCGACGCCATTGTCGAGCTCACCGAGACCGGCTCCTCGCTGCGCGCGAACAACCTGCGCATCCTCGAGACCATCCTCGAATCGGTCACGGTCCTGATCGCCAACAAGAAGGCCTACAAAGACCCCTGGAAGCGCCAGAAGATCGAAAACATCGCCATGCTCCTGCAGGGCGCCATCCTCGCCGAGGAGAAGGTCGGCCTCAAGATGAACGTCCCCAAGAAGA from Deltaproteobacteria bacterium PRO3 encodes the following:
- a CDS encoding CPBP family intramembrane metalloprotease, translated to MEKGTRATQAFALYCFLVAVYLSVGGLLQYKLGLLGISINEIFILALPGVVYAQLTGLSLKKTFPIRRPPFQEVLWVLLFTALVIVPIALLVELQTKVWPLPESVEAFYETLMRRETFLDTLLKFFVLAAVPAVCEELFFRGLMQGMMVSSFGVGKGILLTALFFAIAHVNPWYFVYYFLLGAYLGWLRHWRNNLALCILAHFANNLYSLYG
- a CDS encoding ATP phosphoribosyltransferase codes for the protein MKKAPKIETPQLRFGFPKGSLQDSTFRLFHKAGYKISVGSRSYVPTVDDPELSGLLIRSQEMARYVEDEVLDAGMCGRDWVLENDSDVVEVCELKYSKQTNRPIRWVVAVPNDSTIQSIKQLKGKRIATELVGYTRRYLKKHGVTANVEFSWGATEVKPPVLADAIVELTETGSSLRANNLRILETILESVTVLIANKKAYKDPWKRQKIENIAMLLQGAILAEEKVGLKMNVPKKSLSTVLAKLPALNSPTISHLTNEEWVSVEVILNEQVVRDILPEIKRAGASGIVEYPLNKVIP